In Qipengyuania psychrotolerans, one DNA window encodes the following:
- a CDS encoding intermembrane phospholipid transport protein YdbH family protein, with the protein MRASVHAMEEVAQDSGSDYRPRWRKKRYAVPGLTFLLLVALSLTAWSSRETIADDLIRQQLDAYGIPAEYEIERIGGQTQVLSNLLVGDPDAPDLTARQVIVELEHQFGLPKIGSITLVEPRLYGTFVDGTLSFGSLDPFVFGEGSDEPGLPALEMTIRDGRGLIETDYGPVGLKIEGQGRVDDGFAGILAATAPELSFGQCSAQGTTLYGKITTSSGRPRFEGPLRQDSLRCPASNVMLGGLVAELVGETDAEFADPQLRARIGTKQARVPGVDIQSLAGNMRMRFGDETATTRYSIAARGVETPHANAAVLTAEGLLRARTDLSRIDLDGDIEGNGLRPGRTFIAGVEGLATSGEGTLLEPLAKQMASALQAQTRGSALQARVRYRADQEGYSLVVPQAELTGGTGARIASLSRVELSAKSGNAPRYSGNLAMAGPGLPRITGRMERAGAAGPVFRLSMMPYEAGGSRLAIPGMTISQGANGALGFAGSIEASGPLQGGMVDGLSLPVSGRYDPGGALALWRDCTRVSFRRLAFSNLNIAGPGLTLCPPPGGTILRYGPNGLQLAVGAPSLELAGSLAETPVRIASGPVAFAWPGTLRARDLKITLGPSDSASRFAITDLDATLGDNIAGTFSDAEIDLSSVPLDIANASGEWDYTDSRFTIAGASFRLLDKEEPDRFEPLSARDASLVLMDNIITAKAALYHPASDQLVTTVDLEHNLSSGAGYALLDVPGLRFDDGLQPVDLTPLALGVIANAEGTVTGNGQINWSSEGEVTSTGEFSSDGVDFAAAFGPVKGASGTIRFTDLLGLTTAPGQTLQVASVNPGIEVLGGEIEFDLRDGELLSVAGGRWPFMGGELILREVDFRFGVSEERNYVFEIVGLDAAQFVAEMELENISATGIFDGTVPIVFDADGNGRIDQGVLISRAPGGNLSYVGELTYEDLSAIANYAFQALRSMDYSQMSVVMEGPLAGEIVTRVRFDGVRQGEGADSNLITRQIAKLPIQFRINIRAQFYQLLTSMKALYDPSAVRDPRELGLLSDDGTRFLRRSITGEEAEPEIDPEDIIPDEPTIQDQESEDAR; encoded by the coding sequence ATGCGCGCAAGTGTGCACGCGATGGAAGAGGTCGCGCAAGACTCAGGATCTGATTACCGGCCGCGCTGGCGCAAGAAGCGTTATGCCGTGCCCGGCTTGACCTTCTTGTTGCTGGTCGCGCTCTCGCTCACCGCGTGGTCGAGTAGGGAGACGATCGCCGACGACCTGATACGCCAGCAATTGGATGCGTATGGCATCCCCGCTGAGTACGAAATTGAACGGATCGGCGGTCAAACGCAGGTACTTTCCAATCTGCTTGTCGGCGACCCAGATGCGCCCGACCTGACTGCACGGCAGGTTATTGTTGAACTGGAGCACCAGTTCGGACTGCCGAAAATCGGATCGATAACCTTGGTCGAGCCGCGGCTTTACGGGACCTTCGTGGACGGAACGCTGAGTTTCGGCTCGCTTGACCCGTTCGTGTTCGGTGAGGGGAGCGACGAGCCGGGACTACCCGCATTAGAGATGACCATCCGTGATGGCCGGGGCTTGATCGAAACGGACTACGGGCCCGTCGGGCTCAAGATTGAAGGCCAGGGCCGCGTTGACGACGGTTTCGCGGGCATTCTGGCTGCAACGGCGCCAGAGCTGTCCTTCGGCCAATGTAGTGCGCAAGGCACCACACTGTATGGCAAGATAACGACCAGCTCCGGACGCCCAAGGTTCGAGGGTCCTCTGCGGCAAGATAGCCTGCGTTGTCCGGCTTCCAATGTCATGCTCGGCGGCCTCGTCGCGGAATTGGTGGGTGAGACTGATGCAGAATTTGCCGACCCGCAGCTCCGGGCCCGTATCGGAACCAAGCAGGCCCGCGTTCCAGGCGTCGATATCCAATCCCTCGCGGGTAATATGCGAATGCGGTTTGGCGATGAAACAGCCACGACACGCTATTCTATCGCGGCTCGCGGCGTCGAGACGCCTCATGCGAATGCTGCCGTCCTCACGGCTGAGGGTCTTCTGCGTGCCCGTACCGACCTTTCCCGCATAGACCTGGACGGAGACATAGAAGGGAATGGGCTGAGGCCGGGCCGGACTTTTATCGCCGGTGTCGAAGGTCTGGCGACATCAGGCGAGGGCACTCTCCTGGAACCGCTCGCAAAGCAAATGGCTTCGGCCTTGCAAGCCCAGACCCGCGGGAGCGCGCTTCAGGCAAGGGTGCGTTACAGGGCGGATCAAGAGGGATACTCGCTGGTCGTGCCGCAAGCCGAGCTTACTGGCGGCACCGGCGCCCGGATCGCGTCACTGTCGAGAGTGGAGTTAAGTGCAAAGTCCGGCAATGCGCCGCGCTATTCGGGCAATCTTGCAATGGCCGGGCCAGGCCTCCCCAGGATCACCGGCAGAATGGAACGCGCTGGCGCGGCAGGGCCGGTATTCCGCCTTTCCATGATGCCATACGAAGCTGGCGGTTCCAGGCTGGCGATACCGGGCATGACCATTTCGCAGGGGGCCAATGGGGCGCTCGGCTTTGCCGGATCAATCGAGGCGAGCGGTCCGCTTCAGGGCGGTATGGTCGATGGCTTGTCGCTTCCGGTAAGCGGACGATATGATCCCGGCGGCGCATTGGCTCTATGGCGCGATTGCACGCGCGTTTCCTTCAGACGGCTTGCATTTTCCAACCTCAACATTGCCGGTCCCGGGCTGACACTGTGCCCGCCACCTGGAGGAACCATACTTCGCTATGGACCGAATGGATTACAGCTTGCGGTAGGAGCACCCTCGCTCGAGCTGGCTGGCTCCCTTGCAGAAACGCCGGTTCGGATTGCCAGCGGGCCGGTGGCCTTTGCCTGGCCCGGCACCTTGCGAGCCCGCGACCTGAAAATCACGCTCGGCCCATCCGACTCCGCGAGCCGCTTTGCGATCACCGATCTCGATGCGACGCTGGGAGATAATATTGCCGGTACCTTCTCCGACGCAGAAATCGACCTCTCATCGGTGCCGTTGGACATCGCGAATGCCTCGGGCGAGTGGGATTATACCGACAGCCGCTTCACGATCGCAGGAGCCTCCTTCCGGTTATTGGATAAAGAAGAGCCTGACCGGTTCGAGCCGCTTTCTGCGCGCGATGCATCGCTCGTCCTGATGGACAATATCATCACGGCGAAAGCTGCCTTGTATCACCCGGCAAGCGATCAGCTCGTTACCACGGTAGATCTTGAGCACAATCTGTCGAGCGGGGCGGGATATGCTTTGCTGGATGTGCCCGGATTGCGGTTCGATGACGGACTTCAGCCGGTCGACCTGACACCTCTGGCGCTCGGCGTGATCGCCAATGCCGAAGGCACCGTAACCGGAAACGGGCAAATTAATTGGTCAAGCGAAGGTGAGGTGACCAGCACCGGAGAATTCTCCAGCGACGGCGTCGACTTTGCGGCCGCGTTCGGTCCGGTGAAGGGCGCAAGCGGGACGATCCGGTTCACAGACCTGCTGGGCCTGACAACGGCACCCGGCCAGACCTTGCAGGTGGCTTCGGTTAATCCGGGTATCGAGGTGCTCGGCGGCGAAATTGAGTTTGATTTGCGCGATGGCGAGCTCCTGTCAGTGGCAGGAGGCCGCTGGCCATTCATGGGCGGCGAGCTCATCCTGCGCGAAGTGGATTTCCGTTTCGGTGTAAGTGAAGAGCGCAATTACGTTTTTGAGATCGTCGGACTCGATGCTGCGCAGTTCGTTGCCGAGATGGAGCTTGAGAACATTTCGGCGACCGGCATTTTCGATGGAACGGTGCCGATCGTATTCGACGCCGACGGGAATGGTCGCATTGATCAGGGCGTGCTCATCTCCCGTGCGCCGGGCGGCAATCTGTCGTATGTGGGCGAACTCACCTACGAAGACCTGTCTGCCATCGCGAATTATGCATTCCAGGCGCTTCGCAGCATGGATTATTCCCAGATGAGCGTCGTCATGGAAGGCCCGCTGGCGGGTGAAATCGTGACCCGCGTTCGCTTCGATGGTGTGCGGCAGGGAGAGGGCGCTGACAGCAATCTGATCACGCGGCAGATTGCCAAGCTACCCATCCAGTTCCGGATCAATATCCGCGCTCAATTCTATCAACTGCTGACCTCCATGAAGGCGCTGTACGACCCATCTGCGGTGCGTGACCCGCGCGAATTGGGCCTGCTCAGTGACGATGGCACACGTTTCCTTCGCCGCTCAATCACCGGCGAAGAAGCCGAACCCGAAATCGACCCGGAAGACATTATTCCGGATGAACCCACCATTCAGGACCAGGAAAGCGAGGATGCGCGATGA
- a CDS encoding YnbE family lipoprotein, protein MKSWRKLAVAAFPLALAGCITIEAPDEPIVIELNVNIRQEVIYRLAEDAGNTIEDNADIF, encoded by the coding sequence ATGAAGAGTTGGCGGAAATTGGCGGTTGCGGCATTCCCGCTCGCGTTGGCCGGGTGCATTACTATCGAAGCCCCCGACGAGCCGATCGTGATCGAGCTTAACGTCAATATCCGGCAGGAAGTGATCTACCGCCTCGCAGAAGATGCAGGCAATACGATCGAAGATAATGCGGATATTTTCTGA
- a CDS encoding YdbL family protein, translating into MGDFMSKSITRTALGAAALAVALGGIASPAFAQRDPAYASARASGQVGEKMDGYLGIVGAETPELRRVVNDINIKRRAVYAERAQANNATLEEYALTAGCQAILATTPGEKYQAPDGTWQTRTSAAPMRDSRCP; encoded by the coding sequence ATGGGTGATTTTATGAGCAAGTCGATTACCAGGACAGCATTGGGTGCTGCGGCACTGGCTGTGGCTCTGGGCGGAATTGCATCCCCGGCTTTCGCCCAGCGCGATCCGGCCTATGCATCAGCTCGTGCATCTGGCCAGGTTGGCGAGAAGATGGACGGATATCTGGGTATTGTCGGCGCTGAAACGCCCGAACTCCGCCGGGTCGTCAACGACATCAACATCAAGCGGCGTGCCGTTTATGCGGAACGCGCACAGGCTAATAATGCGACGCTTGAAGAATATGCCCTGACGGCAGGTTGCCAGGCAATTCTGGCGACGACACCGGGCGAAAAATACCAGGCGCCTGATGGCACCTGGCAGACGCGTACCAGCGCCGCCCCGATGCGCGATTCGCGCTGTCCGTAG
- a CDS encoding AtpZ/AtpI family protein: MSDDKPAREPIEEDARIDALEKRLSAAQQREEQRNRPQGSGADANYRSGNRVLADLLGGILGGTAIGYAIGYFTGTNPWGLLVGLFLGIIVAFRNVIRAANRRPDE; this comes from the coding sequence ATGAGCGATGACAAACCCGCACGGGAACCAATCGAGGAGGATGCGCGGATCGACGCGCTGGAAAAGCGGCTTTCAGCCGCCCAGCAGCGCGAAGAGCAACGCAACCGCCCGCAAGGCTCTGGAGCTGACGCGAACTATCGCAGCGGCAATCGGGTGTTGGCGGACCTGCTCGGGGGGATTCTTGGCGGAACGGCGATCGGTTATGCCATTGGCTATTTTACCGGCACCAATCCGTGGGGTCTGTTGGTGGGATTGTTCCTTGGGATAATCGTCGCCTTCAGGAACGTCATCCGCGCGGCAAATCGGCGTCCCGATGAATAA
- a CDS encoding F0F1 ATP synthase subunit A, which yields MAAEQAKVDPMYQFTIKPLAGTDGWEVAGYNIAFTNSAWWMLITTVVLFLFVLGGMRRQLVPGRWQMMVETFTGFIDDMLEANIGKAGRKYVPYVFSLFMFILFANLLGLLPLGIAGVHPFTFTSHFTVTGVLAIISFSIVLLVGFWKHGFHFFSLFVPQGTPLPMIPIIAPIEFISFMVRPFSLALRLFVAMMAGHVLLEVLSSFVIDGANAGVGFGLLVGLPSFILMIGICALELLVAGIQAYVFALLTALYINDAENLH from the coding sequence GTGGCAGCCGAACAGGCCAAAGTCGATCCGATGTACCAGTTCACCATCAAGCCGCTCGCCGGCACTGATGGCTGGGAAGTTGCGGGTTACAACATCGCTTTCACCAACAGCGCGTGGTGGATGCTCATCACTACGGTGGTGCTGTTTCTCTTCGTGCTTGGCGGCATGAGGCGCCAGCTGGTGCCCGGGCGCTGGCAGATGATGGTGGAAACTTTCACCGGCTTCATCGACGACATGCTCGAGGCGAACATTGGCAAAGCCGGGCGCAAATACGTGCCCTATGTTTTCAGCCTCTTCATGTTCATTCTGTTTGCGAACCTCCTCGGCCTCCTGCCGCTGGGCATCGCAGGCGTGCATCCCTTTACCTTCACGAGCCACTTCACCGTCACCGGCGTGCTCGCGATTATCAGTTTCTCGATCGTCTTGCTGGTCGGCTTCTGGAAGCATGGCTTCCATTTCTTCAGCCTGTTCGTGCCGCAAGGCACGCCGCTGCCGATGATCCCGATCATCGCGCCGATCGAGTTCATCTCCTTCATGGTTCGTCCGTTCAGCCTGGCCCTGCGACTGTTTGTTGCAATGATGGCCGGCCACGTCCTGCTGGAAGTTCTCTCCAGCTTCGTGATTGACGGTGCCAATGCCGGTGTAGGCTTTGGCCTGCTTGTCGGCCTTCCAAGCTTTATCCTGATGATCGGTATCTGCGCGCTCGAACTGCTCGTTGCCGGTATCCAGGCCTACGTGTTCGCGTTGTTGACTGCACTTTATATCAACGACGCCGAAAACCTTCACTAA
- a CDS encoding F0F1 ATP synthase subunit C encodes MEQEAAKLIGAGLAAIGAGMAAIGVGNVFGSFLESALRNPGAADGQQGRLFIGFAAAELLGLLAFVVAMILIFVA; translated from the coding sequence ATGGAACAAGAAGCTGCAAAGCTCATCGGTGCTGGTCTTGCTGCAATCGGTGCCGGTATGGCTGCGATCGGCGTTGGTAACGTCTTCGGTTCGTTCCTCGAAAGCGCGCTGCGCAATCCTGGCGCTGCCGACGGCCAGCAGGGCCGTCTGTTCATCGGCTTCGCCGCTGCCGAGCTTCTCGGCCTGCTGGCGTTCGTCGTTGCCATGATCCTGATCTTCGTCGCTTAA
- a CDS encoding ATPase: MPQIAQLADTWSSQVFWLLVFFGITFFVVGRTMVPKVMETVSQRDSQIASDLAAAKASRDAADEQEEAWRVRENENRAAAQAIVAKAKDEAAAKSDKKLKAAQARIDKKLADAEARIDEARSEALTEVENVAVEAAQDIVKTLAGVTVTKPAASKAVKEAMANG, encoded by the coding sequence ATGCCACAGATAGCACAGCTTGCCGACACATGGTCCAGCCAGGTTTTCTGGTTGCTGGTGTTCTTCGGCATTACGTTCTTCGTCGTCGGCCGGACCATGGTTCCCAAGGTAATGGAAACCGTGTCCCAGCGCGACAGCCAGATCGCTTCGGACCTCGCCGCTGCCAAGGCATCGCGCGATGCAGCCGACGAACAGGAAGAAGCGTGGCGTGTGCGTGAGAACGAGAACCGTGCTGCCGCACAGGCAATCGTTGCCAAGGCCAAGGACGAGGCTGCTGCCAAGTCCGACAAGAAGCTAAAGGCTGCACAGGCACGGATCGACAAGAAGCTCGCCGACGCGGAAGCCCGCATCGACGAGGCTCGCAGCGAAGCGTTGACCGAAGTTGAAAACGTTGCTGTCGAGGCGGCGCAGGACATCGTAAAAACGCTTGCCGGCGTCACTGTAACCAAGCCCGCCGCCAGCAAAGCGGTCAAGGAGGCGATGGCCAATGGCTAA
- a CDS encoding PepSY domain-containing protein → MNRATLTKLHLIAAAFMFPAVLMFLITGALYTWGNKGEWREDTVMVTLEQPIAQADEAALRGIAIEALAQRGLPAPSGSASVSGEGDDISLAWTGARSEASVTATEDPMVAEVAIKEATFHRWLVQLHKAKGSTVFKVYATLLAVVLFMLVLSGLIMGLQVKAFRKLTIGSSIVGLAAFAGFVALG, encoded by the coding sequence GTGAATCGCGCAACCCTGACCAAACTCCACCTAATAGCAGCCGCCTTCATGTTTCCTGCGGTGCTGATGTTCCTGATTACTGGCGCTCTCTACACTTGGGGCAACAAGGGCGAATGGCGCGAGGACACCGTGATGGTGACCCTCGAGCAACCGATAGCGCAGGCAGACGAAGCGGCACTTAGGGGCATAGCTATCGAAGCGCTCGCGCAAAGGGGCCTGCCAGCACCGAGCGGGTCAGCGAGCGTAAGCGGCGAAGGCGATGATATCTCGCTCGCGTGGACCGGCGCGCGCAGCGAGGCATCTGTCACGGCGACTGAAGATCCGATGGTGGCCGAAGTTGCAATCAAGGAAGCGACCTTCCACCGCTGGTTGGTCCAGCTTCACAAGGCAAAGGGCAGCACAGTCTTCAAGGTCTATGCAACACTGCTCGCGGTTGTCCTGTTCATGCTTGTTCTCAGCGGTTTAATCATGGGCCTTCAGGTCAAGGCGTTCCGCAAGCTGACTATCGGGTCGAGCATTGTCGGGCTTGCTGCATTCGCTGGATTTGTTGCCTTGGGCTGA
- a CDS encoding NADPH:quinone oxidoreductase family protein yields MKALTVRMLSDDLSGAALEDLPKPQPLEGDVLVRVRAASLNYPDLLMTRGEYQFKPALPFVSGLEMSGEVIEASAGCEFSKGERVMGGAKTGAFAEFIALPAQSLRTVPETLSYEEAAAMGAAYHTAYVALVELGGLEPGQTVLIHGASGGVGLAACDLAKALGARVIAATHRADKLEALKRAARPDAAILNTGRFRDEIADLTDGRLCDLVFDPVGGDVFDESTRCVTFGGKLLVVGFVAGRIPEIAVNIPLIKGFSVVGVRAGEYARRFPERGKRIAETLDALANDRKITPHIDSTLPLAKWREAFEAMDRGEIIGKIVLTP; encoded by the coding sequence ATGAAGGCGCTCACGGTTCGGATGCTGTCAGACGACCTGTCAGGCGCAGCTCTGGAGGACCTGCCCAAACCTCAACCGCTTGAAGGCGACGTTCTGGTCCGTGTCCGGGCGGCCTCGCTCAACTATCCAGACCTCTTGATGACGCGCGGAGAATACCAGTTCAAGCCAGCGCTCCCCTTCGTGAGCGGGCTGGAGATGAGCGGTGAAGTCATCGAAGCATCGGCAGGATGCGAATTTTCGAAAGGCGAGCGGGTAATGGGCGGTGCAAAAACCGGTGCCTTTGCCGAGTTCATCGCCCTTCCCGCACAGTCACTGCGCACTGTGCCCGAAACCCTAAGCTACGAAGAAGCGGCGGCAATGGGCGCCGCCTATCACACAGCCTATGTCGCACTGGTCGAACTAGGCGGTCTGGAGCCCGGGCAGACTGTCCTGATACACGGCGCGAGCGGCGGAGTAGGCCTCGCCGCCTGCGATCTGGCGAAGGCGCTGGGCGCGCGAGTGATCGCGGCAACCCACAGGGCTGACAAGCTGGAAGCGCTCAAACGCGCTGCGAGGCCCGACGCGGCAATCTTGAATACCGGACGGTTCCGCGACGAAATCGCTGATTTGACAGATGGCCGCCTGTGCGACCTGGTTTTCGATCCGGTTGGCGGAGACGTGTTCGACGAGAGCACACGCTGCGTAACATTCGGAGGCAAGCTGCTCGTCGTGGGATTTGTAGCGGGACGCATTCCGGAAATTGCAGTCAATATCCCGCTGATCAAGGGTTTTTCCGTCGTGGGAGTCCGAGCAGGTGAGTACGCTCGACGTTTTCCTGAACGCGGTAAACGGATTGCTGAAACCCTGGACGCACTGGCAAACGATAGGAAAATTACACCTCACATCGATAGCACGCTGCCCCTCGCCAAATGGAGAGAGGCGTTCGAAGCGATGGACAGGGGCGAGATCATCGGAAAAATCGTGCTGACGCCCTGA
- the gloB gene encoding hydroxyacylglutathione hydrolase gives MLEVHQFPCLSDNYGFLVHDPDSKETAAIDTPDGAEYLKQASLKGWTITQIWNTHWHPDHAGGNKVIVEATGAAIIAPQEVEKLSPIDRVVGNGDTVALGDWQARVIDVSGHTNGHIAYHLPKADIAFVGDSVFALGCGRMFEGEPHQFWNSLDRIRQLPANTQLFCAHEYTAANAKFALHADPDNAELRLYAARVEEKRAKGEPTVPTLLSRELATNPFLRADNADLRDRWGGSSPAETFAALRAAKDAF, from the coding sequence ATGCTTGAAGTCCACCAGTTCCCTTGCCTGTCCGATAACTACGGCTTCCTGGTCCATGATCCGGATAGCAAAGAGACCGCCGCAATCGATACGCCCGACGGTGCCGAATACCTCAAGCAGGCCTCGCTCAAGGGCTGGACGATTACCCAGATCTGGAACACCCATTGGCATCCGGACCATGCCGGCGGGAACAAGGTGATTGTCGAAGCGACTGGCGCCGCGATCATCGCCCCGCAAGAGGTGGAGAAGCTTTCCCCCATCGACCGCGTAGTGGGCAATGGCGACACCGTCGCACTGGGCGATTGGCAAGCACGGGTGATCGACGTCTCCGGTCACACCAACGGGCATATCGCCTATCATCTTCCCAAGGCCGACATCGCATTCGTCGGTGACAGCGTATTCGCACTCGGCTGCGGGAGAATGTTCGAAGGCGAACCACATCAGTTCTGGAACAGCCTCGACCGTATCCGCCAATTGCCCGCAAACACCCAATTGTTCTGCGCGCACGAATACACGGCGGCAAATGCGAAGTTTGCGCTCCATGCCGATCCGGACAATGCCGAACTGCGACTCTATGCAGCGCGCGTGGAGGAAAAGCGTGCGAAGGGCGAACCGACAGTGCCCACCCTGCTCTCCCGCGAACTTGCGACAAACCCTTTCCTCCGCGCCGACAACGCCGATTTGCGGGACCGCTGGGGCGGCAGCTCACCGGCAGAGACCTTTGCCGCGCTCCGAGCGGCCAAGGATGCGTTCTGA